Proteins from one Methanococcus maripaludis C5 genomic window:
- the uvrB gene encoding excinuclease ABC subunit UvrB encodes MNSPNFKLKADFEPKGSQPEAIAELVNELEKNPEKSKQTLLGVTGSGKTFTIANVIEKVQKPTLVIAHNKTLAAQLYNEFKEFFPENRVEYFVSYYDYYQPESYIPQRDQYIEKDAQINPKIEQMRLRATSAILSRRDVIIVASVSCIYGLGNPELFKEMGFELKVGEKIKRSDIIEKLVDIQYERNDMELVPGRFRVKGDTLDIIPGYQDDILRVEMFGDEIDRMYELDPKNMTKKHELDSFYMYPAKHFVIPEEDKKNAITSILKELDEWLPHLDMLKSHRLKQKTLYDIEMIEETGSCKGIENYSRHFENRKEGEPAYCLLDYFPDDFLIVIDESHQTIPQIRGMYKGDRSRKQSLIDYGFRLPSAYDNRPLRFEEFKKYMNNVIFVSATPGDYELDKSNQVVEQIIRPTGLLDPEVEIRPIENQVEDIIKETEKMVEKGERVLITTLTKRLAEELTEYLAKRNVKARYLHSDIDTIERTEIIRNLRLGKFDCLVGINLLREGLDIPEVGFVGILDADKEGFLRNDKSLIQTIGRAARNANSKVVLYANKMTDSIKKAVFETERRRNLQKEYNEKHNIAPKTIVKPIREKVVDISDVKHIPVADIPNVVIELEAEMYEAAEALEFEKAIKIRDTIAKLKKKIK; translated from the coding sequence ATGAATTCTCCAAATTTCAAATTAAAAGCAGATTTTGAGCCAAAAGGATCCCAACCAGAAGCAATTGCAGAGCTTGTAAATGAGCTTGAAAAAAATCCTGAAAAAAGTAAGCAGACTCTGCTCGGTGTTACAGGTTCTGGAAAAACTTTTACTATTGCAAATGTGATTGAAAAAGTTCAAAAACCAACACTGGTAATTGCGCACAATAAAACACTTGCGGCACAACTTTATAATGAGTTTAAAGAGTTCTTTCCTGAAAATCGAGTAGAATACTTTGTTTCATACTATGATTACTACCAGCCAGAATCATATATTCCACAAAGAGATCAATATATTGAAAAGGATGCACAAATCAACCCGAAAATTGAGCAAATGCGTCTTCGTGCAACTTCTGCAATTCTTTCGAGAAGGGACGTGATAATTGTAGCATCGGTTTCCTGTATATACGGTCTTGGAAATCCTGAACTCTTTAAAGAAATGGGTTTTGAGCTAAAAGTCGGAGAAAAAATCAAAAGATCCGACATTATTGAAAAATTGGTGGATATTCAATACGAAAGAAACGATATGGAATTAGTTCCGGGAAGATTCAGGGTAAAAGGAGATACTTTGGATATTATTCCAGGATATCAGGACGATATTTTAAGAGTTGAAATGTTTGGGGATGAAATTGATAGAATGTATGAATTGGATCCAAAAAACATGACCAAAAAACATGAACTGGATTCATTTTATATGTACCCTGCAAAACACTTCGTAATTCCTGAAGAAGATAAGAAAAATGCGATAACATCCATTTTAAAAGAACTCGATGAATGGCTTCCACATTTAGACATGTTAAAATCTCACAGATTAAAGCAGAAAACCCTGTATGATATTGAAATGATCGAAGAAACTGGAAGCTGTAAGGGAATTGAAAATTATTCGAGACATTTTGAAAATAGAAAAGAAGGAGAGCCTGCATACTGTCTTTTAGACTATTTCCCAGATGATTTTTTGATCGTAATTGATGAAAGCCATCAAACCATCCCTCAAATTCGCGGAATGTACAAGGGCGACAGATCAAGAAAACAGTCATTAATTGATTATGGATTCAGATTGCCAAGTGCATATGACAACCGACCCCTTAGATTTGAAGAATTTAAAAAATACATGAACAATGTAATTTTTGTGTCAGCTACCCCTGGGGACTACGAGTTAGATAAATCTAACCAGGTTGTGGAACAGATTATTAGACCAACAGGATTACTTGACCCTGAAGTTGAAATAAGGCCGATTGAAAATCAGGTTGAAGATATCATAAAAGAAACCGAAAAAATGGTCGAAAAAGGAGAAAGAGTATTAATTACGACTCTTACAAAACGTCTTGCGGAGGAATTAACTGAATATCTTGCAAAACGAAATGTTAAAGCAAGATATCTGCATTCTGACATAGATACTATTGAGAGAACCGAAATTATTCGAAATTTAAGGCTTGGAAAATTCGACTGCCTCGTTGGAATAAATTTGTTGAGGGAGGGTTTAGACATTCCCGAAGTTGGGTTCGTTGGAATACTCGATGCTGACAAGGAAGGGTTTTTGAGAAACGATAAAAGCTTGATTCAAACAATCGGTCGTGCTGCAAGAAATGCAAATTCGAAAGTCGTGCTTTATGCTAACAAAATGACCGATTCAATTAAAAAAGCAGTTTTCGAAACTGAAAGAAGAAGAAACTTGCAAAAAGAATATAATGAAAAACACAATATCGCACCAAAAACCATTGTAAAACCAATAAGAGAAAAGGTAGTTGATATTTCTGATGTAAAACATATACCTGTAGCAGATATTCCAAATGTCGTCATAGAACTTGAAGCTGAAATGTATGAAGCCGCAGAAGCGCTCGAATTTGAAAAAGCAATAAAAATAAGAGATACAATTGCAAAATTGAAGAAAAAAATTAAATAA
- a CDS encoding ACT domain-containing protein — translation MIIKQLSVFLENKSGRLKEVTEILEKSGINISALSVADTSDYGILRMVVSNPDLALKVLKENRFSVSLTDVICICIPNEIGALSKTLDILSKENISIDYVYAFSMGDKALAVLRTEDVKKGIEVLKDHNTEVLEAEEIYCI, via the coding sequence ATGATTATCAAACAATTATCAGTATTTTTAGAAAATAAATCCGGAAGACTAAAAGAAGTAACCGAAATCCTCGAAAAATCAGGAATAAATATCTCAGCACTCAGCGTTGCAGACACTTCTGATTATGGAATTTTAAGAATGGTTGTTTCAAATCCAGATCTTGCATTAAAAGTTTTAAAAGAAAATAGATTTTCAGTTAGCTTAACTGACGTTATATGTATATGCATTCCAAACGAAATCGGTGCTCTTTCAAAAACTCTCGATATTCTTTCAAAAGAAAATATCAGCATTGATTATGTCTACGCATTTTCAATGGGTGATAAAGCACTAGCAGTTTTAAGAACTGAAGACGTTAAAAAAGGAATTGAAGTATTAAAAGATCATAATACTGAAGTTTTAGAAGCAGAAGAAATATACTGCATTTAA
- a CDS encoding YqhA family protein yields the protein MGKSNKLKKKYGIKDISEQGFFEHFFELALWNSRFVVVLAVIFGTLGSIMLFLAGSAEIFHTIITYISDPLSSEQHNQILIGVIGAVDLYLIGVVLLIFSFGIYELFISKIDIARVDDDVSNILEIYSLDELKSKIIKVIIMVLVVSFFQRVLSMHFETSLDMIYMAISIFAISLGVYFMHKQKV from the coding sequence ATGGGAAAATCAAATAAACTTAAGAAAAAATATGGAATTAAAGATATTAGTGAACAGGGTTTTTTTGAACATTTTTTTGAACTCGCACTCTGGAATTCCAGATTTGTCGTAGTTTTAGCAGTTATTTTTGGAACTCTTGGATCAATCATGTTATTCTTAGCAGGATCTGCTGAAATATTTCATACAATCATAACGTATATTTCAGACCCGTTGAGTAGTGAACAACACAATCAAATTTTAATCGGGGTTATCGGTGCTGTTGACCTTTATTTAATTGGAGTTGTACTTTTAATATTTAGTTTCGGGATATACGAATTATTTATCTCAAAAATTGATATTGCAAGAGTAGATGATGATGTTTCAAACATACTAGAAATATATTCTCTAGATGAATTAAAAAGTAAAATCATAAAAGTTATAATAATGGTTTTAGTAGTCAGCTTTTTCCAGAGAGTTCTCTCAATGCACTTTGAAACATCGTTAGATATGATATATATGGCAATATCCATATTTGCAATATCACTTGGAGTTTATTTCATGCACAAACAAAAAGTGTAA
- the uvrC gene encoding excinuclease ABC subunit UvrC, whose protein sequence is MINISDIPKNSGCYIYKNESGTVIYVGKAKNLKKRVSSYFNKKNHDPKTESLVKSIYEMEFIVTDNEVEALILENTLIKKYSPKYNIDLKDSKNYAYIYISEEDFPRIGILRNKSKKGKFYGPFTSAKERDYVLDVLKKTFKIRSCKNMHKRPCLRYHIKNCTAPCSGDITSKDYLNQIKKAESVLKGHINSLIDELRIEMDNKSKNLQFEEALLIREEINAIEKLKIRQNVKRDVKYNEDVISILEKSGKIHIMVFNVLKGTLFDRKYFEFDYTENFFEEFLIQYYSENEVPSEIIISELPKNIEEESYYNSDAILEYLSQKKGSKVTFKIPKQGEKKQLLDLAIKNLEIYVNGNEIKVESLKNKLMFDNSPNVIECFDISHLSGTSTVASMVQFRNGKPDKKNYRRFKIKTVSGIDDFKSISEVVVRRYSKLIEENLELPDLIIIDGGKGQLSSAFKELQKLKLKIPLISIAKREEEIYAPGIENPLPIKKNEKASLFIQEIRDEAHRFAINYNRLLRKKELIK, encoded by the coding sequence ATGATAAATATTTCAGATATTCCAAAAAATTCGGGCTGCTATATCTATAAAAATGAGTCTGGAACTGTAATTTATGTTGGAAAAGCAAAAAACTTGAAAAAAAGAGTTAGTAGCTACTTTAACAAAAAAAATCACGACCCTAAAACCGAGAGCCTTGTAAAATCAATTTACGAGATGGAATTTATCGTAACAGATAATGAAGTCGAAGCTTTGATTTTAGAAAATACTTTAATCAAAAAATACAGTCCCAAATACAATATTGACCTAAAAGACTCGAAAAATTATGCATATATTTATATTAGCGAAGAAGATTTCCCAAGAATTGGAATATTGAGAAATAAATCAAAAAAAGGAAAATTTTACGGCCCATTTACTTCTGCAAAGGAAAGAGATTATGTTTTAGATGTTTTAAAAAAGACATTCAAAATCAGATCGTGTAAAAACATGCACAAACGTCCCTGTTTAAGATATCACATAAAAAACTGCACTGCACCATGTAGTGGAGATATAACCTCCAAAGATTATTTGAATCAGATTAAAAAAGCAGAAAGTGTCTTAAAAGGGCATATTAATTCATTAATTGATGAACTCAGAATTGAAATGGATAACAAATCAAAAAATCTGCAGTTTGAAGAAGCTCTATTGATTAGAGAAGAAATAAATGCAATTGAAAAATTAAAAATTCGTCAAAACGTTAAAAGAGACGTTAAATACAATGAAGATGTAATCAGCATTCTTGAAAAAAGCGGAAAAATCCATATAATGGTTTTTAATGTATTAAAAGGAACGCTTTTTGATAGAAAATACTTTGAATTTGATTACACAGAAAATTTCTTTGAAGAGTTTTTAATCCAGTACTACTCGGAAAACGAAGTTCCGTCAGAGATCATAATTTCAGAACTGCCAAAAAATATTGAAGAAGAGTCTTATTATAATTCTGATGCAATTTTAGAATATTTATCTCAAAAGAAAGGCTCAAAAGTTACTTTTAAAATTCCTAAACAAGGAGAAAAAAAGCAACTTTTAGACCTTGCCATAAAAAATCTTGAAATTTACGTTAATGGAAATGAAATAAAAGTTGAAAGCTTAAAAAACAAATTAATGTTTGATAATAGTCCAAATGTAATAGAATGCTTTGATATATCGCACCTTTCCGGAACTTCTACTGTTGCGTCAATGGTCCAGTTTAGAAATGGAAAACCTGACAAAAAAAATTATCGCAGATTTAAAATAAAAACAGTTTCTGGGATAGATGACTTCAAATCAATTTCTGAAGTAGTAGTTAGGCGATACAGTAAATTAATTGAAGAAAATTTGGAATTGCCTGATTTAATAATCATTGATGGGGGAAAAGGCCAGCTTTCATCGGCATTTAAAGAACTTCAAAAATTAAAACTTAAAATCCCATTAATTTCGATTGCAAAACGTGAAGAAGAAATTTACGCTCCAGGAATTGAAAATCCACTTCCAATAAAGAAAAATGAAAAAGCATCACTTTTTATTCAAGAAATTCGTGATGAAGCGCACAGATTCGCAATAAATTACAATCGATTACTTAGAAAAAAGGAATTGATAAAATGA
- the iorA gene encoding indolepyruvate ferredoxin oxidoreductase subunit alpha, producing the protein MKKLMLGNEAVARGAYEAGVLVATAYPGTPSTEITEYISKYSEINSEWSVNEKVALEVGIGSAIAGARTIVSMKHVGLNVAADPLMTVAYTGINAGLLIVVADDPSMHSSQNEQDTRYYGMFAKIPVLEPSDSQECKDFVKLGFEISEKFDTPVILRLSTRVSHSQSLVELEEKESIELKPYDQNPSKYISAPAYAKKRRVFIEERLEELSTFADSSDLTKIEYGNKKIGIITSGIAYNYAKEVIPDASFLKFGMSYPLPEEKIKEFVENCDKVYVFEELEPIFEQKIKSMGLNVIGKEIFPIIGELSSEIIRNALLNESKEVIDKFDELPQRPPVLCPGCHHRGPFYVLKKLKLHVAGDIGCYTLGGFGPLNAIDTTICMGASIGMAHGFEKARGKDFAKKSVAVIGDSTFCHSGVTGLMDIVYNKGHSTVIILDNSITAMTGHQENPSTGKTLSGESVPAIDFETLGRAIGINRIRVVDAYDLKSLEETIKEEVNAEEPSLIITKRPCVLIKGAKFDFKDYRIDPELCTGCKLCLKIGCPAISFDGKVAKINDSLCVGCGLCKDLCKFSAIVEVVK; encoded by the coding sequence ATGAAAAAATTAATGCTTGGAAACGAGGCAGTGGCGAGAGGCGCTTACGAAGCAGGGGTTCTTGTGGCAACAGCGTATCCCGGAACCCCTAGTACTGAGATTACCGAATATATTTCAAAATATTCTGAAATTAATTCGGAATGGTCTGTAAATGAAAAAGTTGCTCTTGAAGTAGGTATCGGTTCAGCAATTGCAGGCGCTAGAACCATAGTTTCAATGAAACACGTGGGATTAAACGTTGCAGCAGATCCATTGATGACTGTCGCATATACAGGAATTAATGCAGGACTTTTGATAGTTGTTGCAGATGATCCTAGTATGCACAGTTCCCAAAACGAGCAAGATACAAGATATTATGGAATGTTTGCAAAAATACCGGTATTAGAACCTTCGGACAGTCAAGAATGTAAAGATTTTGTTAAATTGGGTTTTGAAATCAGTGAAAAATTTGATACTCCAGTAATATTGAGACTCAGCACGAGAGTATCTCACTCACAAAGTCTGGTTGAATTGGAAGAAAAAGAATCAATTGAACTAAAACCATATGATCAAAATCCTTCGAAATATATTTCAGCACCTGCATATGCGAAAAAAAGAAGAGTTTTCATCGAAGAAAGATTAGAAGAACTATCCACTTTTGCAGATTCATCAGATTTAACCAAAATTGAATATGGGAATAAAAAAATCGGAATTATTACGAGCGGAATTGCATACAATTACGCAAAGGAAGTTATTCCCGATGCATCTTTTTTGAAATTTGGAATGAGCTACCCTCTTCCAGAAGAAAAAATTAAAGAATTCGTTGAAAATTGCGATAAAGTTTATGTTTTTGAAGAATTGGAACCCATTTTTGAGCAAAAAATTAAATCAATGGGATTAAACGTAATTGGAAAAGAAATATTCCCAATTATCGGAGAATTAAGCAGCGAAATAATTAGAAATGCGCTTTTAAACGAATCAAAAGAAGTTATTGATAAATTTGATGAGTTACCTCAAAGGCCACCAGTCCTGTGTCCTGGATGCCACCATAGGGGTCCATTTTATGTTCTTAAAAAATTAAAACTCCATGTTGCTGGAGACATTGGCTGTTACACCCTTGGGGGATTTGGGCCATTAAATGCAATCGATACCACAATCTGTATGGGCGCAAGTATTGGAATGGCACACGGATTTGAAAAAGCAAGAGGAAAAGATTTCGCTAAAAAATCTGTTGCGGTTATCGGAGACTCTACATTCTGTCATTCTGGAGTTACTGGTTTAATGGATATTGTATACAACAAAGGACACAGTACCGTGATAATTTTAGATAATTCAATCACTGCAATGACGGGACACCAAGAAAACCCTTCAACTGGAAAAACACTCTCTGGAGAAAGTGTTCCTGCAATTGATTTTGAAACACTTGGAAGAGCAATTGGAATAAACAGAATTCGAGTGGTTGACGCGTACGATTTAAAATCACTCGAAGAAACGATAAAAGAAGAAGTAAATGCAGAAGAACCTTCGTTAATCATTACAAAAAGACCTTGTGTATTGATAAAAGGCGCCAAATTTGATTTTAAAGATTATAGAATAGATCCTGAACTTTGTACTGGCTGCAAATTATGTTTAAAAATAGGATGTCCAGCAATTTCATTTGACGGAAAAGTTGCAAAGATAAACGATTCATTATGCGTTGGATGCGGGCTTTGTAAAGACTTATGTAAATTTTCAGCAATAGTTGAGGTGGTAAAATAA
- the corA gene encoding magnesium/cobalt transporter CorA: MRKIGSTYSKKAGLPPGDLVYTGEIDLKETEILFISYNMDNFLKKQVKSLDEIIIDHSCVNWIIFSGIPNAEEMRLIGEKYELHKLTLEDILNTSQRTKFEVYGKYKYLVTRIIHQEDPKKPLESEQLSILLKNNILITFFEQDIHIIEHLLDRISNKKGSIREKGLDYLFYALLDSIIDHYFEIISHIEDEIEKYDSKLFSEIENEEIVRVKQIRQILVVLRKNIGPFKEIFHKFSRDEYEFIEKRNLLYIHDLYDHTVHLIETIDVLKDNTSNIAEIHLSVMGNNMNEIMKVLTIISTIFIPLSFVAGLYGMNFENMPELKWNFGYFYVLIVMGLILTSMVMFFRRKKWI, translated from the coding sequence ATGAGAAAAATTGGAAGTACTTATTCAAAAAAAGCAGGGTTGCCCCCAGGAGATTTGGTATATACTGGTGAAATTGATTTAAAAGAGACTGAAATACTATTTATCAGTTATAATATGGATAATTTTTTGAAAAAACAGGTAAAAAGTCTAGATGAGATAATTATTGACCATTCATGTGTAAATTGGATTATATTTTCGGGGATTCCAAATGCCGAAGAAATGAGGTTGATTGGTGAAAAATATGAACTTCACAAATTAACCCTTGAAGATATACTCAATACAAGTCAAAGAACTAAATTCGAAGTTTATGGGAAATACAAATACCTTGTAACAAGGATAATCCACCAAGAAGATCCAAAAAAACCACTCGAATCAGAACAGCTCAGCATACTTTTGAAAAACAATATATTGATTACATTTTTTGAACAGGATATTCATATTATTGAACATTTACTCGATAGGATTTCAAACAAAAAAGGATCAATTCGTGAAAAAGGACTGGATTATTTGTTCTATGCACTACTCGATTCTATAATTGACCATTATTTTGAAATAATTTCACATATTGAAGATGAAATTGAAAAATATGATTCAAAACTGTTTTCAGAAATTGAAAATGAAGAAATTGTACGTGTAAAGCAAATAAGACAAATATTGGTGGTGTTACGGAAAAATATAGGGCCATTTAAAGAAATATTTCATAAATTCAGTAGGGATGAGTATGAATTTATCGAAAAACGTAATTTATTATACATTCATGACCTATACGACCACACAGTCCATTTAATTGAAACGATTGATGTTTTAAAGGACAATACGTCAAATATTGCGGAAATACATCTTTCTGTAATGGGCAATAACATGAACGAAATTATGAAGGTACTTACAATAATTTCCACAATCTTTATTCCACTTTCATTTGTTGCAGGACTTTATGGGATGAATTTTGAGAATATGCCTGAATTAAAATGGAATTTTGGATATTTTTATGTTCTTATTGTAATGGGGTTGATTTTAACTTCAATGGTAATGTTTTTCAGACGAAAAAAGTGGATTTAG
- a CDS encoding ABC transporter substrate-binding protein: protein MKKTAILILFSMLVLTSACITSKEYFESDKLVVGIYPYIPPYQYYEKGELKGFEIELISEIAKRMNKKVEFVETDYKYGNYIAARSGNVDCSISAITKTASREEDSLFSQLYMYSYSSLACLDLDYSSLTDFEGKKIGVVGDTVYVDHTESYKKSVNFEIVKYYDYYDLNSALVSGEVDGILADYFICKYLKKNGTDLNILENTDIHYFGIVFPLENEDLMKSINEYLLDMCDDGTYTKLRVKYFEIE, encoded by the coding sequence TTGAAAAAAACTGCAATATTAATACTTTTTAGTATGTTAGTATTAACAAGTGCATGCATTACCTCTAAAGAGTATTTTGAATCTGATAAATTGGTGGTTGGTATATATCCATATATCCCCCCATATCAGTATTATGAAAAAGGTGAATTAAAAGGTTTTGAAATAGAATTAATTTCAGAAATTGCCAAAAGGATGAATAAAAAAGTTGAGTTTGTTGAAACCGATTATAAATATGGAAATTATATTGCAGCCCGTTCTGGAAATGTAGATTGTTCAATTTCGGCGATAACTAAAACGGCTTCAAGAGAGGAAGATTCATTATTTTCACAATTGTACATGTACTCATATTCTTCCCTAGCATGCTTAGATTTGGATTATTCAAGTTTAACGGATTTTGAAGGTAAAAAAATAGGGGTCGTCGGCGATACGGTTTATGTGGATCATACGGAATCATACAAAAAAAGCGTCAATTTTGAAATTGTAAAATATTATGATTATTATGATTTAAATTCGGCACTAGTATCTGGTGAAGTGGATGGAATACTTGCTGATTATTTCATTTGTAAATATTTAAAAAAAAATGGAACTGATTTAAATATTCTAGAAAATACCGATATTCACTACTTTGGAATAGTTTTCCCACTTGAAAATGAAGATTTGATGAAAAGTATAAATGAATACTTGCTGGATATGTGTGATGATGGAACATATACTAAATTAAGAGTAAAATATTTTGAAATCGAGTAA
- a CDS encoding MarR family transcriptional regulator: MVSQDDILYEFYNNDGILTTEELKDLSGIPREESIRSISKSMNSLIQKKLIGKVKGPKNSTIYFLTNPYYFLCDDDERLRHEKTHCLNVIKKVMEHHDECKIFEQQDMLILKFNATYQIRNHLKLIKSVIELFGNCLKYVLHDNYIIVTGKTHLEIDMFNINRFLGQEKEINFKNNIK, encoded by the coding sequence ATGGTATCCCAAGACGACATACTTTACGAATTTTACAATAACGATGGAATACTCACTACTGAAGAGTTAAAAGACCTATCTGGAATTCCAAGAGAAGAAAGTATAAGGAGTATTTCAAAATCTATGAATTCTCTGATTCAAAAAAAACTGATTGGAAAGGTAAAGGGGCCAAAAAACAGCACGATTTATTTCCTAACAAATCCGTACTATTTCCTGTGTGATGATGATGAAAGATTGAGGCATGAAAAAACGCACTGTTTAAATGTCATAAAAAAGGTCATGGAACACCATGATGAATGCAAAATTTTTGAACAACAGGACATGCTTATCCTAAAATTCAATGCAACGTACCAGATTCGAAATCATCTTAAATTGATAAAATCAGTCATAGAACTTTTTGGAAACTGCTTAAAATATGTTTTACATGACAATTACATCATAGTAACTGGAAAAACACACTTGGAAATAGATATGTTTAATATCAACCGATTTTTAGGGCAGGAAAAAGAAATTAACTTTAAAAATAATATAAAATAA
- a CDS encoding indolepyruvate oxidoreductase subunit beta translates to MNIVIAAVGGQGAVLTSKILGTLAQNLGKDVKVSEVHGMSQRGGSVVAYVKFGDKVYSPVVEKGTADIVLAFEMLEGARYVDYLKENGKLVVNTQRIDPMPVITGDMEYPADLGEKLEELNIGYIPVDALSLAKNAGTIKAVNVALIGVLAQNSNIKKEEWIKAIKDTVPEKFLELNLKAFELGYNLE, encoded by the coding sequence ATGAATATCGTCATCGCAGCAGTTGGTGGGCAGGGCGCAGTTTTAACCTCTAAAATTTTAGGAACGCTTGCACAAAATCTCGGAAAAGACGTAAAAGTTTCAGAAGTTCACGGAATGTCTCAAAGGGGCGGTAGTGTAGTTGCATATGTTAAATTTGGCGACAAAGTTTATTCCCCTGTAGTTGAAAAAGGAACCGCAGACATAGTTTTGGCTTTTGAAATGCTCGAAGGTGCAAGATACGTAGATTATTTAAAAGAAAATGGAAAATTGGTAGTAAATACTCAAAGAATAGATCCAATGCCGGTGATAACGGGGGATATGGAGTATCCTGCTGATTTAGGTGAAAAACTTGAAGAATTAAACATTGGATATATTCCGGTAGATGCACTATCTCTTGCAAAAAATGCAGGAACGATAAAAGCGGTTAATGTTGCCTTAATAGGGGTTCTCGCACAAAATAGCAACATTAAAAAAGAAGAATGGATAAAAGCTATAAAAGATACCGTTCCTGAAAAGTTTCTGGAATTGAATTTAAAAGCTTTTGAATTGGGTTACAATCTAGAATAG
- a CDS encoding phenylacetate--CoA ligase family protein, giving the protein MIWNETIECMDREEMRELQSKRLSETVNRVYHNVPFYRKKMQEMGVYPEDIQSIDDLSKLPFTTKQDLRDNYPFGIFSVPMSEIVRVHASSGTTGKPTVVGYTRRDIAMWSEVVARALNCAGASREDFIQIAYGYGLFTGGLGLHYGSEKLGATVIPISGGNTQKQVQLMADFKTTVLACTPSYALYLAESLEEAGMTTDDISLRVGIFGAEPWTPGMRKEIEIKLGIKAMDIYGLSEVMGPGVACDCEYQAGLHVNEDHFVPEIIDPVTLKPLPAGSEGELVFTTITKEGMPLLRYRTRDLTSLNYEKCECGRTLVRMNKCTGRSDDMLIIRGVNVFPSQIESVLLEMSETKPHYLLIVDRINNLDVLEVWVEVEDQFFSDKISMLEQLSKKIKHNIESTLGISVKIKLVEPKTIERTEGKAKRVIDKRKL; this is encoded by the coding sequence ATGATTTGGAATGAAACTATTGAATGCATGGATCGAGAAGAAATGAGGGAACTTCAAAGCAAAAGACTCTCAGAAACTGTTAATCGTGTTTACCACAATGTTCCGTTTTACCGGAAAAAGATGCAAGAGATGGGCGTTTACCCTGAAGATATTCAAAGTATTGACGATCTTTCAAAATTACCATTTACAACAAAACAGGATTTAAGGGATAACTATCCTTTTGGAATATTTTCAGTTCCAATGAGCGAAATCGTGAGAGTTCACGCTTCATCAGGAACCACTGGAAAGCCAACTGTTGTCGGATATACAAGAAGAGACATTGCAATGTGGTCTGAAGTTGTTGCAAGGGCATTAAACTGTGCAGGAGCTTCAAGAGAGGATTTTATTCAGATTGCTTATGGATACGGCCTTTTTACTGGAGGTCTTGGATTGCACTACGGAAGTGAAAAATTGGGTGCAACCGTAATTCCAATTTCTGGTGGAAATACCCAAAAACAAGTTCAATTAATGGCTGATTTTAAAACAACAGTTCTTGCATGTACTCCGTCATACGCTCTTTATTTGGCAGAATCTCTTGAAGAAGCAGGAATGACCACCGATGACATCAGTTTAAGGGTTGGAATCTTTGGTGCGGAACCTTGGACTCCAGGCATGAGAAAAGAAATTGAAATTAAACTTGGAATAAAAGCAATGGATATTTACGGTTTAAGTGAAGTAATGGGCCCTGGTGTAGCATGTGATTGTGAATATCAGGCAGGTTTACACGTAAACGAAGACCATTTTGTTCCTGAAATTATTGATCCAGTTACCTTAAAACCACTCCCAGCTGGAAGTGAGGGTGAACTCGTGTTTACCACAATTACAAAAGAAGGAATGCCTCTTTTAAGGTACAGAACAAGAGATTTAACTTCATTAAATTATGAAAAATGTGAATGCGGAAGAACTCTTGTTAGAATGAACAAGTGTACTGGAAGAAGCGACGATATGTTAATTATAAGGGGAGTTAATGTTTTCCCATCACAAATCGAAAGCGTTCTTTTAGAAATGAGCGAAACAAAGCCACACTACTTATTAATAGTAGATAGAATAAATAATTTAGACGTTCTTGAAGTTTGGGTGGAAGTTGAAGATCAGTTCTTCTCAGACAAAATTAGCATGCTTGAACAGTTAAGCAAAAAAATCAAGCATAATATTGAAAGTACCTTAGGAATAAGTGTTAAAATTAAGCTTGTAGAGCCAAAAACTATCGAAAGAACCGAAGGAAAGGCTAAAAGAGTAATTGACAAAAGAAAACTTTAA